gatttctcatttctattccgtAAATAGAAAACTAAGGGcacgcatgacaaccattcggTTCTAGAAATAGTTTCTCGGAAAtgtaaatagatttttctatttttagaagagtttctaagcaaaaataaccgtttgataacgatacaaaatttctactctaaaaatagaaattcgtttgataatgatacaaaatttcttcctttcggacggcggcggcgacgaccgatgacctttaatataaaaaataaaaataaaaatgatttagtaacaaaaaaaataaagaataaaataaagaataaaataaatcataaaaaataaaataaaaatatcattttattttaaaataaaaatatccttaaaataaatttattttatttattctattttattttattttacgaataaatttattttaaaatgaataaatataaaaaaataaaataaaatttatttggcaaaacactcaaggaaaataaaaataaatttatttttatttatcataaataaattattttaaataaactaaataaatttatttttaataaactaaaaataaaatgataaataaaaataatttatttattttaaataattttaaatacttttattttaatttttaaatgaataaaatgaatatatttatttttatttttaataaaatgaggagaggcggaggaggaggaggaggcaaagacgtagaggagatgagggatgACTCatcgaaattagggtttagtaggagaaattgtttttgatttctcttccaaatcaatttatggaatagaaatctattcctaaaagtttatcaaacatgtttctattctaaaaacaggtttggaatagaaaaattatttctggaacagaaatttctattatcatgcaccccctaaaagttttaacttctgatttctactccaaatctatttctggaacacatgttccagaaatagaaaaatgaaattgcgttactaaacatatttatgttccaaacctgttccggggaataaagaaatagagaaacagagaaatagagaaatagaaacgttgtcatgcacgcccttagagtgtcgaaacccacacttgaatttaaattatcCCAATCAAAGCCTCTTTAAAAATGTAAGGATTCGAACCTCCCACCACCCCATTCTCTTCTCATGTGGGAAGGTTGGCCATTGGAGCAAACCCTAATAGTTAATTTTCTAAGTTCAATTGCAACTAAATGATTTATTAACTTTTCACTGATTAAATTATCAACTAAGTAATGGGTCACCAATTcttacatccctatctttgaatATGTCTCAAGCAACGAGCGTATCCATATTTTAATTCTGGCCTAATTCAATCGAATGTCTTTCCGAAAATGACCAGATGGTCGTTGACTCAGCTATTACGTCACCAACGTCTGTGCGTAGTGCGTAGGGCACTTCCCTCGTCAACTGGACGTTTCCTACAATTTCTCCTTCGTCTTCAACCCATGTTTCGGTGCTCATATTCTCTGTTCTTGATCATTTGGACTTTGCCACTTGGTATTGACTGAGTAAACTCTTCCCCTTCAAAAGTAATCAAGCACGTGGAGAAAAGAAATGCGGATGAATATGGTTCTGGTGTGCTGATGATTACATTGCACATCATTTGGATCAACGAGattacaataaaaaatattcagggacaattactttttcttttccctgataagaaaaggggaaaaaaaaaaaaacagaaatgatTGCTAAGGAAAGAAAGATATGCTATAAATTGGCAACACGCCTTTCCATTTTGCCATCTCGTCAGCCGAGTTGAAGTGTCTCTTGATGAAGAATTCCACGTGATGCAACTGCTGAAGCTGAAAGAACAACTTCACATTCTTCAAGTCTCGAGATTCCGAGTCATGGGTGTGCGAGTTCTGGCAATTCTGCTAGTTGTTCTCCTTGGAGATTCCATTGGAGATGCAGCTACAAATCCTTATGATTGTAAGCTTGGTTCAACCACTTTCGTTTATTTCCTGGAATGAATTATTTCATACAGGTGAATTTGCGAATTACACAGCCCCGCTTGCCTGGACTTTCTGCATATTGTCGTGCCCTTGCCCACTTAGACGAACTAAGGTTCCCACAGTCAAGAGGATGTCACAATATTTACAGGAATCAGAGTTGAGCATTTGTCCACAACCAATTGTAAAAACCCCGGTGCACTCAACTTTCTTGAGACAACGATGTTTTCCTGTATTCCTATCGACGATGCTAATGTCATTTTTGAGATGATCTAAATCTGGTTTCACCCCTTTTGCCAGCCTCTCTCATCCAAGGAGGCTTTATTTACCAGCCATTTTGCCTGAGAAAGTTTCAGAAGAAAATTGAGGGCGGAAATTTTGCAATGTGTCAAATGAGTAAATCTAATCTGACTGTCAGAAGTTTCTAGAGCAGGTTcacaataattattattaaactTATATTGGTgttcttataatttttctttaagcatGTTCTGGACTTGGAAGTCATTATCTTACGTTCAGGTCATTCTACACGTATTTTGTTTTGGTACAAAGTTCATGCTACTCTCGTTAGATAAGTGAGTCAGTTACAAAGATTTTACAGGGTGTTAGTTTCTCTGGAACAAAGATCATACTGTTGGTTGGCTATTAAAGCAACCAAAGTTCTGCACATCTCTAGAGCAGCTACTGTCGGATAATTTATCTACCTTTTCCATTTTCTGCTTGCGCACTCCCGTAGGACAGAGGAATGATGACTTTGAAGCAACTTGCTTCAGAAACTTATGCAATCCTCAGATTTACACAGAAGATGTTGGATAATTGCTATTCAATATACACACAACGCATatctatttattaatttcttatttttcaattgGGTGTATTCCAATGCAGTCAGTGCGCTTACGGGGCTAAAGACTGATTGGCAAAATGCACCACCCAACTGGGCGGTGGTGGGGACTGATCCTTGTGGCGATAATTGGGTTGGGATTCGCTGCAATAATTCTCGCGTTACTTCCATGTAAGGTTTTGAGCATCCTTTTTGACTTTATGTTTGAGAATCTGGCTTTAAGAATTCTATCTATCTCTACAAATAATTGGAATCTTAATTTCAGAATTCTGTCGAGCGCGGGTTTGACAGGTTCGCTCTCGGGAGACATTGGACAATTATCTGAATTACAGATTCTGTAAGTTCACCGTCTCTTTCACTTCCCGGTTAATGTTCAGAGCAAGGACTAAATTACCACTTATGTAGTCTTTTTCGCCTAAAagataatttaaatatatatttcaaaatttttatctaaaaaGTGGATGTAGTAACCATAATTGGAGGCAACTATTGGGAAAAAGGGCTCCAGTTTTTATTTTGCTGGTGTCATGTATGTAGTCCTCTTatgttgatttttgtgttttcttctctcCCGTGTGTCCTAAATTGCATATGGAGCTGTCAATGTTGTGCAAGTAGCGTGATTCATGTCTACGATTTGGTCTATTATCTGTTTAAGCTGCTTGAAAAGGCCTTCAATTTGTTGCTGACTTTTGAGCCTTTTCATGAAGAGACCTATCTTATAACAAGGGCCTGACTGGATCTCTTCCTGAACAAATTGGAAACTTGATTAAGCTCACACGCTTGTAAGCTATATATCATCAGCATTTCTAGTGTATTTTGTGTCCCACGTCTTTCAGAGTCACTAATGACCAACCTACCTTTTCATCTCAAATTGCAAGAATTCTGGTTGGTTGCggattttttggccaaataccAGATTCCATTGGATATCTCCAGAACCTGGTGCATTTGTAAGTCCTCTACCCCATACACTTGATTTGGACCTTACATGTGCATGATCGGTTTCGGACAAGCTACAACATGTTCGCTCAATTCAGTCATACATTATTCTTCTGGTCATCACAAGTATCTGAACTCTTCCTTCCAATATATTGCAGATCTCTAAATTCAAATAGATTCAGTGGGCCGATTCCTGCTATCATTGGTAACCTTTCTACACTTTACTGGTTGGATCTAGCCGACAATCAGCTAACTGGATCTATTCCCATATCGAATGGAAGCAATCCTGGCCTTGATATGCTACTTCGCGCAATTCACTTGTACGTGCATGTCTTCTAGCTTATCATATAGCTGTATCTGTGAACTGATTTGTCTTTGTTGTGTTATCTGACTAATATTCTGCCTTCATGCACAGTCATTTTGGACAGAACCAACTCTCTGGCACAATTCCTCCCCAACTATTCAGTTCCGGGATGCATCTCGTACATGTGTAAGTTCTGAGAATCCACTAGGGTGCTGCATTTGGTCTATTCATTGTTTCCTCGAGGCTTCTCAAGCCTTATCTAAAGAAAGTTtgatcttcttctccctcctcctgCTCACACCCCCAACAACTGCAGGGCTTTGTTGTCCTCTTAACTCCTTTAATGGGGCAGGCTTTTCGACAACAATCATCTCACAGGTAGCATCCCTTCCACTCTTGGACTGGTGCGGAGTTTGGAAGTTGTGTAAGTATTTATGGTTCTACACAATTGTCGTGAGGATTACTTCCTTGTGCTTATTGCACTTCAGGTCAATGTTTGACCTATTTCAATGGTCAGTCGTTTTGATAGGAACGCTCTAGATGGTGCAGTCCCTGGAAATCTCAACAATCTTACATCTGTTCAAGAACTGTAAGCAATACATAATTCTGGTCGTTTTCACTGTTATCTAGTGCATATCACTATCATCAATCTCCTAAATTTACTGGTCTACTCTTTAGTCTTCTTTCCAACAATAGGCTAACTGGTCCGTTGCCCAACCTTGCTGGCATGAACACCCTCTACTACCTGTAAGTAATAATTGTCGTATATTATCTAATGGCACACTGTGTAATCGCTGATTATGTATGAGCTCTATGAGGGAAACAGAGCACATGGTGAAATGTAAAAGATAATCTTAgactctttttcttaattttgaatccGCCATTGCTTATTGTCCCACTACAACTGTATAAAACATGGACTTCAACTGACAGAGGTGGATTTGCAGGGACTTAAGCAATAATAGTTTTGATGCGACAGATTTCCCTTCATGGATTCCAACGTTACAGTCTTTGACAACATTGTACGTTTCCCAATCTGTGTCCGTTGCATCCATCAATTCCCTTCAACTGTCCCCTGCCCCTGGAAATGAAACATGACATTTAATTGTTTTCTGGATGTGGGTTTCGGACTAGCCATCTCTGTTccctttttccttaaaataaaatagaagagTTTTAAGTAAATAACAGGGTTATTCCTTTTATGAATTTCAGAATGCTGGAAAGCACGCAAGTTCGAGGAGTGCTACCTGTTATCCTTTTCAGCATTTTCAGTTTGCAAAGTGTGTGAGTATTATCTCGATCTCAATATTTACCTCAATGTAATGGATTTATACTTCTTCAAATCTCAACCTGCTTCATTCCATCGACTTCCTGGTTCGTTTCAACTTGGACATTAGGGATGATGGTTGAACGTGTGAGTTTTCCTGTGATGTCAGGGTCTTAAGAAACAACCAGCTGAATGGAACCTTGGATATAGGCACCAGCCATGACAATCAATTGCAACTCATCGATCTCCAGACCAATTTTATCGATGACTTCAAGCAGAGTACTGGAGGTTACAGTGTTGAGGTGATGTAAGTCATATAAAACTCTTTGGCCCTTTCACTCACTTTGTCACAAGATGAATCGAgaatgctttttgtttttcacaGTTTTTTTTGCTAATGTTGTGCCCGTATATTGTATTTCTGCAGACTTGTCGGTAACCCGGTTTGTCAAGAAACAGGAGCAGCTGGGCAAAGTTACTGTACCATTCCACAATCCAACTCCTCCTCATACTCGACACCGCATGACAAATGCATCCCAGCCGTTTGCAATTCAAATCAGACTTCCAGCCCCAACTGTAAATGCAGCTATCCTTACACAGGAACTTTAGTCTTCACAGCTCCTTCTTTCTCAGGTTTAGGAAACTCGACTTATTTCGAAAACCTCGCAAGCTCCATGATGATCTTTTTTCAGTCCTATCAACTTCCGGTAGCTTCCGTCTCGCTGAGTGATCCGCTCAAGGATTCATCTGATTAC
This Eucalyptus grandis isolate ANBG69807.140 chromosome 7, ASM1654582v1, whole genome shotgun sequence DNA region includes the following protein-coding sequences:
- the LOC104452433 gene encoding LOW QUALITY PROTEIN: probable leucine-rich repeat receptor-like protein kinase At5g49770 (The sequence of the model RefSeq protein was modified relative to this genomic sequence to represent the inferred CDS: deleted 2 bases in 1 codon), coding for MGVRVLAILLVVLLGDSIGDAATNPYDFSALTGLKTDWQNAPPNWAVVGTDPCGDNWVGIRCNNSRVTSIILSSAGLTGSLSGDIGQLSELQILDLSYNKGLTGSLPEQIGNLIKLTRLILVGCGFFGQIPDSIGYLQNLVHLSLNSNRFSGPIPAIIGNLSTLYWLDLADNQLTGSIPISNGSNPGLDMLLRAIHFHFGQNQLSGTIPPQLFSSGMHLVHVLFDNNHLTGSIPSTLGLVRSLEVVRFDRNALDGAVPGNLNNLTSVQELLLSNNRLTGPLPNLAGMNTLYYLDLSNNSFDATDFPSWIPTLQSLTTLMLESTQVRGVLPVILFSIFSLQSVVLRNNQLNGTLDIGTSHDNQLQLIDLQTNFIDDFKQSTGGYSVEVILVGNPVCQETGAAGQSYCTIPQSNSSSYSTPHDKCIPAVCNSNQTSSPNCKCSYPYTGTLVFTAPSFSGLGNSTYFENLASSMMIFFQSYQLPVASVSLSDPLKDSSDYLKLNLAVFPSEGVSFNRTSINSIGFVLSNQTYRPPKLYGPFNFLADQYTYFAEVQVPTTSNLSNISVIIGAAAGGFVLFLLLLLALVGLYAFHQKKRAEKATEQSNPFVNWDLNKSSGEFPQLKGARWFSLEELKKYTNKFAEANEIGSGGYGKVYRGTFPTGTLVAIKRAQQGSMQGWVEFKNEIELLSRVHHKNLVSLVGFCSEHGEQLLVYEFLPNGTIKESLSGKSGIRLDWARRLKVAIDAARGLAYLHELANPPIIHRDIKSTNILLDDHLNAKVADFGLSKPVTEGERGYVTTQVKGTMGYLDPEYYMTQQLTEKSDVYSFGVVMLELLTARRPIERGRYIVREVRVAMDKDKDLYNLQGILDPAIGLGTSLKGLERFVELAMRCVEESGADRPTMGEVVKEIENIMVFAGLNPKAESPKTESATTSASYEEASKEYATHLYSNEDFTEDSGGFPPSRIEPQ